A stretch of the Vibrio gazogenes genome encodes the following:
- a CDS encoding D-alanine--D-alanine ligase → MGRINILLLCGGGSSEHEVSLVSANYVQEQLQTNPHFDVERIEMTPDGWLTEDGHLAYLDTNTATLNTDVSRQKIDFVVPCIHGYPGETGDIQSMLELAAIPYLGCGPEASSNSFNKITSKLWYDALGVPNTPYLFLSEFTDQTVEQCEDALHRWGALFVKAARQGSSVGCYKVTDLAQLRQSVTSAFQFSEQVLVEQAVKPRELEVAAYEIGGELHISAPGEVIAPADAFYTYEEKYSQTSHSYTKVEAEGLTAKQLASIREYSEKVFRHMKLRHLARIDFFLTSDGHIYLNEVNTFPGMTPISMFPKMLENNGHHMADFLTDCIERSLEQVTTSKA, encoded by the coding sequence ATGGGCCGTATCAATATATTATTGCTTTGTGGTGGTGGTTCATCAGAACATGAGGTGTCATTGGTTTCTGCGAATTATGTTCAGGAACAGCTCCAAACGAATCCTCACTTTGACGTCGAACGTATTGAAATGACACCTGACGGGTGGTTGACCGAAGATGGCCATCTGGCATATCTGGATACCAATACAGCGACACTGAATACTGATGTCAGTCGTCAGAAAATTGATTTTGTGGTGCCCTGTATCCATGGTTATCCCGGAGAGACCGGTGATATTCAGTCGATGCTTGAATTAGCAGCCATTCCATATCTGGGATGTGGTCCCGAAGCGAGTTCAAATAGCTTTAATAAAATTACCTCGAAGCTTTGGTATGATGCGTTAGGCGTGCCTAATACGCCTTATTTATTCCTGTCTGAATTCACAGATCAAACGGTTGAACAATGTGAAGACGCATTGCATCGTTGGGGAGCCTTATTTGTCAAAGCTGCGCGACAAGGTTCTTCAGTTGGTTGTTACAAGGTCACTGATTTGGCGCAATTACGCCAGTCGGTCACCTCGGCATTTCAGTTTTCGGAACAGGTTCTCGTTGAACAAGCAGTGAAGCCGAGAGAGCTAGAAGTCGCTGCTTATGAAATCGGTGGGGAACTTCATATCTCGGCTCCCGGTGAGGTCATTGCTCCGGCTGATGCTTTTTACACCTATGAAGAGAAATATAGTCAAACCAGCCATTCCTATACCAAAGTTGAGGCTGAAGGTTTGACTGCTAAACAGCTTGCTTCCATTCGTGAATACAGCGAGAAAGTATTCCGTCATATGAAACTTCGACATCTTGCTCGGATTGATTTTTTCTTGACCTCAGATGGACATATCTATTTGAACGAAGTGAATACATTCCCGGGAATGACGCCCATCTCAATGTTCCCAAAAATGTTGGAAAATAATGGCCATCACATGGCGGATTTCTTAACGGATTGTATTGAACGTTCATTAGAACAAGTTACGACTTCCAAGGCTTAA
- a CDS encoding SPOR domain-containing protein, whose product MEKKVILGLSTLLLAACSSGTYVTDVTTESYQEEYPTAKIQQPVVSQQGTTAEGVTEMNVVRTTEQPATSKKMSQPSQTAVTITPPTAKQVAMNPRFGYTIQVVAVGSQSKVDRFSNKLPKDGQPVWENYKVVNGTKWYTVLYGDFATRAKARQAIQMLPAEFRQLKPFVKSIDAIKNSEYPTLNKLN is encoded by the coding sequence ATGGAAAAAAAAGTCATTCTCGGTTTGTCTACGTTACTGCTGGCGGCATGCTCTTCTGGTACCTATGTAACGGACGTGACAACTGAAAGCTACCAGGAAGAATATCCCACGGCCAAAATACAGCAGCCGGTGGTTTCTCAGCAGGGAACAACCGCTGAAGGTGTGACAGAGATGAATGTGGTTCGGACGACAGAGCAACCAGCGACATCTAAAAAAATGTCTCAACCAAGTCAGACCGCTGTGACGATTACTCCGCCAACAGCAAAACAGGTGGCAATGAATCCACGTTTTGGTTACACCATTCAGGTGGTTGCCGTTGGTAGTCAAAGTAAAGTGGATCGATTTTCTAACAAGCTTCCCAAAGATGGTCAGCCTGTTTGGGAAAACTATAAAGTCGTGAATGGGACGAAGTGGTATACGGTCTTATACGGTGATTTTGCTACGCGAGCTAAAGCACGTCAGGCAATTCAGATGCTGCCGGCTGAATTCCGTCAACTCAAACCTTTTGTTAAAAGTATTGACGCCATTAAAAATTCAGAATATCCGACTTTAAACAAACTTAATTAG
- a CDS encoding bifunctional acetate--CoA ligase family protein/GNAT family N-acetyltransferase: MNNLSHFLKPRSVAVIGASNRPLRAGHVVMKNLLSGNFDGTVMPVTPRYTSVCGVLAYKTIDSLPIIPDIAVLCTHASRNISLFHQLAEKKVAYVVVLSSDMYSNDSEEHQIQQQCLAIAKAANMRIVGPNSLGIILPWISFNASFSPVPALKGNIAFISQSAAVCTTILDWANEKQIGFSAFISLGNASDIDFNDLLDHLSTDRHTDAILLYIDTIRNARRFISAARAASRNRRILVLKGGRTLEGRKAAKAHTGGIDTLDIIYDSAIRRSGMLRVHNTHELFAAVETLTHPLPLRGERLAIITNGGGPAIMAIDTLLERGGKLARLDDDIMHKLDQCLPPSWSHANPIDLVGDAGHQRYVSALNAVLDSDVADAILIMHCPSAVAESEQTAQAVIDALDQHPRSRQFNILTNWSGELTAKAARQRFYQAGIPTYRTPESAVTAFMHMVEYKRNQKQLMETPTTADFLPPEKIQKAQKWIQEHLHLANQQATLLDTHQIGDLLTCFEFDVLPTWMAQDSSEAVHIAETIGYPVAVKLRSPDIAHKSDVQGVMLNLRNRHEVESASQAILDRVSLSYPAALIHGLVVQGMAKLAGGEELRIKVKHDDTFGPVILLGQGGSEWQEATDAEAALPPLNMTLARYLIIQAIKNNKVRLQKLPEPIDIEGLSQFLVRLSQFIETCPEVHELDIHPLLVNGHQFTILDADLHLKPYHGDAQQRLAIRPYPSEMEEEIVMKNQESILIRPILPEDEPDHADFISKVSKEDLYKRFFTEVGEFNHEALANMTQIDYDREMAFVAVQAFPEHEIIGVSRALISPDNSDAEFAILIRSDLKGLGLGRILMRKIIDYCTNKGTQQISGITMPSNQGMLSLAQKLGFHVEVHFEDGTAEMQLLLSQASE; encoded by the coding sequence ATGAACAACCTGTCTCATTTTTTAAAGCCCAGATCGGTTGCCGTCATTGGTGCCTCCAATCGCCCACTACGAGCTGGTCATGTCGTGATGAAAAACCTGCTCAGCGGTAACTTTGATGGCACGGTCATGCCGGTCACCCCCCGTTATACCTCAGTATGTGGCGTGCTGGCTTATAAAACCATTGACTCGCTGCCTATCATACCGGATATCGCAGTTTTATGTACGCACGCCTCAAGAAATATTTCGCTTTTCCACCAGCTTGCCGAGAAAAAAGTCGCTTATGTGGTGGTCTTATCTTCAGATATGTATAGCAATGATTCAGAAGAACATCAGATTCAACAACAGTGTCTTGCTATCGCAAAAGCGGCCAATATGCGGATTGTTGGCCCAAATAGTCTGGGGATCATCCTCCCTTGGATCTCATTTAATGCTTCCTTTTCTCCGGTCCCTGCCTTAAAAGGCAATATTGCCTTTATTTCTCAGTCAGCAGCCGTGTGTACAACCATTCTGGACTGGGCCAATGAAAAACAGATTGGCTTTTCTGCCTTTATTTCTCTGGGCAATGCATCAGATATTGATTTCAATGATCTACTTGATCATCTCAGTACAGATCGCCACACCGATGCGATTTTGCTCTACATCGATACAATTCGGAATGCCAGACGATTTATCTCTGCGGCCCGGGCGGCCTCGCGGAATCGGCGAATTCTGGTATTAAAAGGCGGAAGAACGCTGGAAGGTAGAAAAGCCGCCAAAGCACATACCGGTGGTATCGATACCCTCGATATTATTTATGACTCTGCCATTCGACGTAGCGGTATGTTACGTGTTCATAACACACATGAGCTGTTTGCCGCAGTGGAAACCTTAACTCACCCACTCCCACTCCGTGGTGAACGTCTGGCAATTATCACCAATGGTGGCGGGCCAGCCATTATGGCTATTGATACCCTACTCGAACGCGGCGGCAAGTTAGCTCGGCTGGATGATGACATCATGCACAAACTTGATCAGTGTTTGCCGCCAAGTTGGTCACACGCCAACCCCATTGATCTTGTGGGCGATGCCGGGCATCAGCGCTATGTATCAGCACTGAATGCCGTGTTAGATTCAGACGTTGCCGATGCGATTTTGATTATGCATTGTCCTTCAGCCGTTGCAGAATCAGAGCAGACGGCTCAAGCTGTGATTGATGCCTTAGACCAGCATCCACGCAGCCGCCAGTTTAACATTTTGACCAATTGGTCGGGTGAACTCACCGCCAAAGCGGCTCGGCAACGATTCTATCAAGCCGGAATTCCAACTTACCGGACGCCGGAAAGTGCGGTGACCGCATTCATGCACATGGTTGAGTACAAGCGAAATCAAAAGCAATTGATGGAAACACCAACGACTGCTGATTTTCTTCCACCAGAAAAAATTCAAAAAGCCCAAAAGTGGATTCAAGAACATCTCCATCTTGCGAATCAGCAAGCAACATTACTCGATACTCACCAAATCGGTGATTTGCTGACCTGTTTTGAGTTTGATGTACTCCCCACTTGGATGGCACAAGATAGTAGCGAAGCCGTCCATATTGCCGAAACCATCGGTTATCCGGTTGCGGTCAAATTACGCTCACCGGATATCGCACATAAATCTGACGTACAAGGCGTCATGCTCAACCTCAGGAATCGTCACGAAGTTGAAAGCGCCTCACAAGCGATCCTCGACCGGGTAAGTCTGTCTTATCCGGCAGCTTTGATTCATGGCTTAGTTGTCCAAGGCATGGCGAAACTTGCTGGCGGTGAAGAACTGCGGATCAAAGTCAAACATGACGATACCTTCGGCCCGGTCATTCTTCTGGGACAAGGAGGCTCCGAATGGCAAGAAGCAACAGATGCCGAAGCTGCCCTGCCTCCGTTGAATATGACATTGGCAAGATATTTAATTATCCAAGCGATCAAGAACAATAAAGTCCGCCTGCAAAAACTTCCGGAACCGATTGATATTGAAGGGCTGTCTCAGTTTTTAGTGAGACTTTCACAATTCATCGAAACGTGTCCTGAAGTTCATGAATTAGATATTCATCCCCTGCTAGTCAATGGCCATCAATTTACGATTTTGGATGCCGATTTACATCTCAAACCTTACCACGGTGATGCGCAACAGCGGTTAGCCATCCGTCCCTATCCGTCTGAGATGGAAGAAGAGATAGTCATGAAAAACCAAGAATCTATTTTGATTCGCCCGATTTTGCCGGAAGATGAACCCGATCATGCAGACTTCATCAGTAAAGTCTCCAAAGAGGATCTGTATAAACGCTTTTTTACGGAAGTGGGTGAATTCAACCATGAAGCCTTAGCAAATATGACTCAGATTGATTATGACCGGGAAATGGCTTTTGTTGCGGTTCAAGCATTCCCTGAACATGAGATTATCGGAGTCTCGCGAGCATTAATCTCACCGGACAACAGTGACGCAGAATTTGCAATTCTAATCCGCTCCGACTTAAAAGGCTTGGGACTGGGACGCATTCTGATGAGAAAAATTATCGACTATTGTACAAATAAAGGAACGCAACAAATATCAGGCATCACCATGCCAAGTAACCAAGGGATGTTATCACTGGCTCAGAAACTCGGATTTCATGTGGAAGTTCATTTCGAAGATGGGACGGCAGAAATGCAACTGCTATTATCGCAAGCGAGTGAATGA
- a CDS encoding LysR substrate-binding domain-containing protein, producing MHSPITLEALYILDAIERRGSFAAAAHEMNRAPSSLSYQIQKLEQDLDIIIFDRSGHKASFTDAGRLLLDHGRQILSETDKLVNDATVLANGWELDLTLAYDGIIPVDNFFPLVEALGNVSKTRVRLQEEILAGCWESLASDRADLLICPRLETMPHDVKVESLGSMSMVWVAATGHYVHKRSGVFDENARQKYRIVAIADTAREQPPLSVNILHKQPRLTVTNFAAKCQALTSGLGIGTLPQQVAQPLIDAGKLQIIHGTEKNDAELVLAWRRNKMGEAKSWCIQYLKKHWNLLN from the coding sequence TTGCATAGTCCTATTACATTAGAAGCACTTTACATTCTCGATGCGATCGAACGACGTGGCAGTTTTGCGGCGGCGGCACATGAGATGAATCGTGCACCAAGTTCCCTGAGTTATCAGATTCAAAAACTGGAGCAGGATCTTGATATCATCATTTTTGACCGCTCCGGTCATAAGGCCAGTTTTACTGATGCCGGACGATTACTACTGGATCACGGCCGACAAATTCTCTCTGAAACCGACAAGCTGGTGAATGATGCAACGGTGCTGGCAAATGGCTGGGAGCTGGATTTGACGTTGGCTTATGATGGTATCATTCCTGTGGATAATTTCTTTCCACTGGTGGAAGCTCTCGGCAATGTGAGTAAAACCAGAGTACGGCTTCAGGAGGAAATTTTGGCGGGATGCTGGGAATCACTGGCATCGGATCGGGCCGATCTCTTGATTTGTCCTCGGCTGGAAACCATGCCACATGATGTCAAAGTTGAGTCATTGGGATCAATGTCGATGGTGTGGGTGGCCGCAACCGGACATTATGTCCATAAACGGAGTGGTGTGTTTGATGAAAATGCGCGCCAGAAGTATCGGATTGTTGCGATTGCTGATACCGCCAGAGAACAACCACCACTCAGTGTCAATATACTGCACAAACAACCGCGACTGACCGTGACAAATTTTGCGGCTAAGTGTCAGGCGCTGACATCCGGGCTTGGGATTGGGACGCTACCACAACAGGTAGCGCAGCCTTTGATTGATGCAGGCAAGCTACAAATCATTCATGGTACGGAAAAGAACGATGCAGAATTAGTGCTGGCTTGGCGTCGAAATAAAATGGGTGAAGCCAAATCTTGGTGTATTCAGTATCTGAAAAAACATTGGAACTTACTCAATTGA
- a CDS encoding SgrR family transcriptional regulator: MSSPRLRVQFETLFEHFEGQNTEVHLEDVTDILFCTRRNARIVLNKMEEEGWIEWHPAAGRGKLSHLIFKRSRNDVSENLARRYLEEGKFGQAFSVLDQNADKLTQVIQNYLGVQHQQGRQVVRLPYYRPLSMLNPRKPMRRSEQHIARQVFSGLTTFDENEVLQPDLAHSWQSLSANHWRFYLRPGVRFHNGQLLTSELVVDSLRELQHFRLFHHIEGVSSPGDWVIDIHLSKPDLHLPILLAETCARIVSPNVQQENEFDVMPIGTGPFKVVINDDKRLILEAFDSYFGYRPLLDQIEVCVIDEADSSLVFPTLNTPLRLRRGASREDVDLDPGCIYLQLNRRDGIACDRVWAEYLSSKLSGLNLFSLLPEETVVTWGMLPAHGLKPGWYHHRSCRHIILPEITRPVRIAYHAKHPMYPHLVDVIQAVLMQDGIQVELSTYENGVVDVTQEIDIWIKAMGISNHRDDALAGWLLDYSDVSQTSQPEDFADWQQLIDDWRCEPDQPFPAREIGKSVIEKYQIVPLFHSWFGISHDQCGALQNAKCNALGWFDFGRVWVKPKLD; encoded by the coding sequence ATGAGTAGTCCAAGATTACGTGTCCAGTTTGAAACCTTATTCGAACACTTTGAAGGTCAAAATACGGAAGTCCATTTAGAAGATGTGACGGATATACTGTTTTGTACGCGCCGTAATGCCCGTATTGTCTTGAATAAGATGGAAGAAGAAGGTTGGATTGAGTGGCATCCGGCGGCTGGCCGGGGCAAATTATCGCACCTGATTTTTAAACGCAGTCGGAATGATGTCAGTGAAAATCTGGCCAGACGGTACCTTGAAGAAGGAAAGTTCGGGCAGGCGTTCTCCGTACTGGATCAGAATGCTGATAAACTGACCCAAGTCATTCAAAACTATCTCGGTGTTCAGCATCAGCAGGGACGCCAAGTTGTTCGCCTGCCTTACTATCGTCCGTTATCGATGCTCAACCCTCGTAAACCGATGCGACGTTCTGAACAACATATTGCCCGGCAAGTTTTTAGCGGTCTTACAACTTTCGATGAGAATGAAGTCCTTCAGCCCGATCTGGCACATAGCTGGCAGAGTCTGTCTGCAAATCATTGGCGGTTTTATTTACGTCCCGGTGTCCGGTTCCATAATGGTCAATTGCTGACATCAGAATTGGTGGTTGACAGTCTTCGTGAGTTGCAGCATTTCAGATTGTTTCATCATATTGAGGGCGTTTCATCGCCCGGAGATTGGGTGATTGATATTCATTTGAGTAAACCTGATTTACATTTACCGATTTTATTGGCTGAAACGTGTGCAAGAATTGTGAGTCCCAACGTTCAGCAAGAGAACGAATTTGATGTCATGCCAATTGGTACCGGACCATTTAAAGTGGTGATTAATGATGATAAACGATTGATTCTGGAAGCATTTGATAGTTATTTCGGTTATCGTCCGTTGCTCGATCAGATTGAAGTCTGTGTCATCGATGAAGCCGACTCTTCTTTGGTTTTTCCAACCTTGAATACGCCTCTCAGGCTGAGACGTGGCGCGTCTCGTGAAGATGTTGATTTGGATCCGGGGTGTATTTACCTACAATTGAACCGTAGAGACGGGATTGCCTGTGATCGGGTGTGGGCTGAATATTTGAGTAGTAAACTGAGCGGACTCAACCTATTTAGTCTCTTGCCGGAAGAAACGGTTGTGACGTGGGGAATGTTACCTGCCCACGGGTTGAAACCAGGGTGGTATCACCATCGTTCCTGTCGCCACATTATTCTCCCAGAGATCACGCGCCCGGTTCGGATTGCCTATCATGCCAAGCATCCGATGTATCCCCATTTGGTTGACGTGATTCAGGCTGTATTGATGCAAGATGGTATTCAGGTTGAACTGAGCACGTATGAGAATGGCGTCGTCGATGTAACCCAAGAGATTGATATTTGGATAAAAGCCATGGGTATATCAAACCATCGCGATGATGCACTGGCGGGATGGCTCTTGGATTATTCTGATGTTAGTCAAACCAGTCAGCCAGAGGACTTTGCCGATTGGCAGCAGTTGATTGATGACTGGCGGTGCGAGCCTGATCAGCCCTTTCCGGCAAGAGAAATTGGTAAGTCTGTGATTGAAAAATATCAAATTGTTCCCCTGTTTCACAGTTGGTTTGGCATCAGTCATGACCAGTGTGGCGCATTGCAGAATGCTAAATGCAATGCACTGGGATGGTTTGATTTTGGTCGGGTATGGGTCAAGCCGAAGCTGGATTGA
- a CDS encoding hotdog fold thioesterase, producing the protein MRIWKRPINIDLLNQTSVNTMMEHLNIVYTEVTDSTISATMPVCHFTHQPLGMLHGGASVVLAETLGSVAANCCVDEDAYCVGLDINANHIRAVRSGTVTGIAQPMHIGVSTQVWQINIHDERDRLVCTSRLTIAVKNKK; encoded by the coding sequence ATGCGTATCTGGAAAAGACCGATTAATATTGACTTATTGAATCAAACGTCAGTCAACACCATGATGGAACATCTGAATATTGTCTATACGGAAGTTACCGATTCAACGATATCGGCAACAATGCCGGTTTGTCATTTTACCCATCAGCCATTGGGGATGCTGCATGGCGGTGCTTCAGTGGTACTTGCTGAAACATTAGGCTCGGTTGCGGCGAATTGTTGTGTTGATGAAGATGCTTATTGTGTCGGATTGGACATTAATGCCAATCATATCCGGGCGGTCAGAAGCGGAACGGTTACAGGGATCGCTCAACCCATGCATATTGGTGTATCCACGCAAGTATGGCAGATCAATATTCATGATGAGCGGGATCGATTAGTGTGTACCAGTCGCCTGACCATTGCCGTCAAAAATAAAAAGTAA
- a CDS encoding PhnA domain-containing protein, with amino-acid sequence MATESALLERCESKCELCSSTAQLQPFVVAPHTQITVDHAVMLCDTCKSQIENPETADSNHWRCLNDSMWNQTPAVQVVAWRQLKRLSESEAWAHDLLDMMYLEEDVANWALIGMDDDAEKPRDVNGVELKKGDDVTIIKDLPIKGSSQVIKQGTVVRGISLSDDPKLVSGKANGQSMYIIAEYTRKK; translated from the coding sequence ATGGCAACAGAATCAGCGCTGCTTGAACGTTGTGAATCAAAATGTGAACTTTGTTCCTCTACCGCTCAGCTTCAACCATTTGTTGTTGCACCTCATACACAAATTACAGTCGATCATGCAGTGATGCTCTGTGACACTTGTAAGAGCCAAATTGAGAACCCGGAAACAGCGGATTCAAACCACTGGCGTTGTCTGAACGACAGTATGTGGAATCAAACACCAGCTGTACAAGTTGTGGCATGGCGTCAACTAAAGCGTTTATCAGAATCTGAAGCTTGGGCTCATGATCTGCTGGATATGATGTATCTGGAAGAAGATGTTGCTAACTGGGCACTGATCGGCATGGATGATGATGCTGAGAAACCCCGCGACGTCAACGGTGTCGAACTTAAGAAAGGTGACGATGTCACTATTATTAAAGACTTACCAATTAAAGGTTCTTCCCAAGTCATCAAGCAAGGAACCGTTGTTCGTGGCATCAGCCTGAGCGATGATCCGAAGCTGGTTTCAGGAAAAGCAAACGGTCAGTCGATGTATATTATTGCTGAATATACCCGTAAAAAATAA
- a CDS encoding OmpA family protein, with protein sequence MIGFYPQGLTLGDGAFIGFVFLSFGFLATLFIFLFSISSLSLINALIFLFRLPSFVLKTLSMTKKEKHLRGMVFGGMLKNFIKDNQIGSISFLGLVWLIPLIYIICQYATVRDSDWFATLLMFTPLLYCGIACKMYLNHKEKNIFNSLVTLFILLTPFMVVPGLFKYTLYTAMENIGVRDSHVSLYINNQYVPVVNDIINKNDLSDYQVTNVDGDFSKIDNVDVIFTGAGNRSLLRLADKRVSVNFVLPSDAFYTEKSHLNHDLNSLIAAIQANSSDAFKQNKASFDYHHMVLNFGSYGYFKVGEYTVSPRFETAITSILNPLFDVLSQYPEQIQSLEVIGLSSQEWKGSRDDLDAYKYNYDLSVKRALAVSNVLFESEMLQPYGQWLSDKLVIRGELSRHDGRDKKSDRRVIIKLNLKQ encoded by the coding sequence ATGATTGGGTTCTATCCTCAAGGTCTCACGTTAGGTGATGGGGCATTCATTGGCTTCGTTTTTCTCTCGTTCGGATTCTTAGCCACATTATTTATCTTTTTGTTTTCGATCTCATCTTTATCATTGATCAATGCTCTGATTTTTCTGTTTCGGTTGCCATCGTTTGTCCTGAAAACGTTGTCGATGACCAAGAAAGAGAAACATCTGCGTGGCATGGTATTTGGCGGGATGCTCAAAAACTTTATCAAAGATAATCAGATCGGTTCGATCTCTTTCTTAGGATTGGTTTGGTTAATTCCGCTGATTTATATTATTTGTCAGTATGCGACAGTCAGAGACTCAGACTGGTTTGCAACCCTTTTGATGTTTACACCGCTGTTGTATTGTGGCATCGCCTGTAAGATGTATCTTAATCATAAAGAGAAGAATATTTTCAATAGTCTGGTGACGCTATTTATTTTATTAACACCTTTTATGGTGGTGCCTGGATTATTTAAATATACCTTATATACCGCGATGGAAAATATTGGTGTCAGGGACAGTCATGTCTCTCTTTATATCAATAATCAGTATGTTCCAGTTGTGAATGACATTATCAATAAAAATGATCTGAGTGACTATCAAGTGACCAATGTTGATGGTGATTTCAGTAAAATCGATAATGTTGATGTCATTTTTACAGGGGCAGGAAACCGAAGTCTTTTACGCTTGGCGGATAAACGTGTGTCGGTTAATTTTGTGTTGCCGTCGGATGCCTTTTATACCGAAAAGTCCCATTTGAATCATGACTTGAATAGTCTTATCGCAGCCATCCAAGCGAATAGCTCAGATGCATTTAAACAGAATAAGGCCTCATTTGATTATCACCATATGGTGTTAAACTTTGGTTCGTATGGTTATTTTAAAGTCGGGGAGTACACCGTTTCACCTCGGTTTGAAACCGCGATTACATCAATACTGAATCCATTATTTGATGTTCTTTCACAGTATCCGGAACAGATTCAATCTTTGGAAGTAATCGGATTATCCAGTCAGGAATGGAAAGGCTCAAGAGATGATTTGGATGCTTACAAGTATAATTATGATCTGTCTGTGAAAAGAGCGTTAGCAGTGTCTAATGTCTTGTTTGAAAGTGAGATGTTACAGCCATATGGACAGTGGTTGAGTGATAAGTTGGTCATTCGCGGTGAGTTGTCCCGACACGATGGACGGGATAAAAAATCAGACCGGAGAGTGATTATCAAATTGAACCTGAAACAGTAA